A genomic segment from Bradyrhizobium sp. CB1015 encodes:
- a CDS encoding YeiH family protein has translation MSQNQASSPADSKPATAASRIAALIPGILLCIAVAGVSALLERAELGVFEHPYVEALVMAILLGMAVRSFWKPAPRWQAGIAFSAKQLLEVAVMLLGASISFAAIAASGIALLASIAAVVVVALCVSFGLSRLLGLSTRLSILIACGNSICGNSAIAAVAPIIGASNDEIASSISFTAILGVMMVLGLPLLIPLLQLSATQYGILAGLTVYAVPQVLAATVPAGLVSTQIGTLVKLMRVLMLGPVVVGLSLVASRWQSDSRKTSVGFFRLVPWFILGFLALATLRSLEIVPVTVVGPVTKITGFLTVVSMAALGLGVDVRVLANVGGRVTAAVTLSLMLLLGISIALVHWFK, from the coding sequence GTGTCGCAGAATCAAGCATCCAGCCCGGCCGATTCCAAGCCGGCCACCGCCGCGAGCCGTATTGCGGCGCTGATTCCGGGCATTCTCCTCTGTATTGCCGTGGCCGGCGTGTCGGCCCTGCTCGAGCGGGCCGAACTGGGCGTGTTCGAGCATCCCTATGTCGAGGCGCTGGTCATGGCGATCCTGCTCGGCATGGCGGTGCGCAGCTTCTGGAAGCCGGCCCCGCGCTGGCAGGCGGGCATCGCCTTCAGCGCCAAGCAACTGCTCGAAGTCGCGGTGATGCTGCTCGGGGCCTCGATCAGCTTTGCCGCGATCGCGGCTTCCGGCATTGCGCTGCTCGCCTCCATTGCCGCGGTCGTCGTGGTCGCGCTCTGCGTCTCCTTCGGCCTCAGCCGGCTACTCGGCCTGTCAACGCGGCTGTCGATCCTGATCGCCTGCGGAAATTCGATCTGCGGCAATTCCGCGATCGCCGCGGTGGCGCCCATTATCGGCGCCAGCAACGACGAAATTGCATCCTCGATCTCCTTCACGGCGATCCTTGGCGTGATGATGGTGCTGGGCCTGCCGCTGCTGATCCCACTGCTGCAATTGTCCGCAACGCAGTACGGCATCCTCGCAGGGCTCACCGTCTACGCGGTGCCGCAGGTGCTTGCCGCGACGGTGCCGGCAGGCCTCGTCTCGACCCAGATCGGCACGCTGGTGAAGCTGATGCGTGTCCTGATGCTCGGCCCGGTCGTCGTCGGGTTGTCGCTGGTCGCCTCGCGCTGGCAGAGCGATTCCCGGAAGACCAGCGTCGGCTTCTTCCGCCTGGTCCCCTGGTTCATCCTCGGCTTCCTTGCGCTTGCGACGCTGCGCTCGCTGGAGATCGTGCCGGTTACGGTGGTTGGCCCCGTGACGAAGATCACCGGCTTTCTCACGGTGGTCTCGATGGCAGCCCTCGGCCTTGGCGTTGACGTGCGCGTGCTCGCGAACGTCGGTGGCCGGGTGACGGCCGCCGTGACGCTGTCGTTGATGCTGCTGCTGGGGATCAGCATCGCGCTGGTGCACTGGTTCAAATAG
- a CDS encoding fumarylacetoacetate hydrolase family protein, which translates to MTTLTVKDLLPEDGTRGTLAGRVWLPQVNGPAVVAVRDDGVFDVTAKFPTISALCEADDPAKALAAARGERIGDLEAIVANTPPDGRDPQKPWLLAPVDLQTLKAAGVTFAISMLERVIEERAKGNPASAEAIRKEVTRLIGDDLSKLKPGSDQAMHLKQVLIDQNAWSQYLEVGIGPDAEVFTKAPTLSSVGTGMDAGLHPKSTWNNPEPELVLFVSSRGKIVGGALGNDVNLRDFEGRSALLLSKAKDNNASCSIGPLLRLFDDTFTLDDARRLDISLNVTGTDGFVLDGHSSISKISRDPTDLVAQTIGKVHQYPDGFVLFLGTMFAPVKDRDAPGQGFTHKRDDIVTISAPQLGKLVNRMRTSDECEPWTFGIGALMKNLAQRKLI; encoded by the coding sequence ATGACCACATTGACTGTGAAGGACCTTCTCCCAGAGGACGGCACGCGGGGAACATTGGCTGGCCGCGTCTGGCTGCCGCAGGTGAATGGGCCGGCCGTGGTTGCCGTGCGCGACGACGGTGTGTTCGATGTCACCGCGAAGTTTCCGACCATCAGCGCGCTCTGCGAGGCGGACGATCCCGCCAAGGCGCTTGCCGCCGCTAGGGGCGAGCGCATCGGTGATCTCGAGGCGATCGTAGCCAACACTCCGCCGGACGGGCGCGATCCCCAAAAGCCCTGGCTGCTCGCGCCCGTCGATCTCCAGACGCTGAAAGCCGCCGGCGTCACCTTCGCAATCTCGATGCTGGAACGTGTCATCGAAGAGCGCGCCAAGGGCAATCCGGCCTCGGCCGAAGCGATCCGGAAAGAAGTGACGCGTCTGATCGGGGACGATCTGTCGAAGCTCAAGCCGGGATCGGACCAGGCGATGCACCTGAAGCAGGTGCTGATCGATCAAAACGCCTGGAGCCAATATCTCGAGGTCGGCATCGGTCCGGATGCCGAGGTCTTCACCAAGGCGCCCACCTTGTCGTCGGTCGGCACCGGCATGGATGCCGGCCTGCATCCGAAATCGACCTGGAACAACCCCGAGCCCGAACTGGTGCTGTTCGTCTCGAGCCGCGGCAAGATCGTCGGCGGCGCGCTCGGCAACGACGTAAACCTGCGCGACTTCGAGGGCCGCTCGGCGCTGCTATTGTCGAAGGCCAAGGACAACAACGCGTCCTGTTCGATCGGCCCGCTGCTGCGCCTGTTCGACGACACCTTCACGCTGGACGACGCGCGCCGGCTCGATATCAGCCTGAACGTCACGGGGACGGACGGCTTCGTTCTCGACGGCCATTCCTCGATCAGCAAGATCAGTCGCGATCCGACCGATCTCGTCGCGCAGACCATCGGCAAGGTGCATCAATATCCCGATGGCTTCGTGCTGTTCCTCGGCACCATGTTCGCTCCCGTGAAGGATCGCGATGCGCCGGGGCAGGGTTTCACTCACAAGCGCGACGACATCGTCACGATCTCGGCGCCTCAGCTCGGCAAGCTCGTCAACCGCATGCGCACCAGCGACGAGTGCGAGCCCTGGACGTTCGGCATCGGCGCGCTGATGAAGAACCTTGCGCAACGGAAGCTGATCTAG
- the ytfQ gene encoding galactofuranose ABC transporter, galactofuranose-binding protein YtfQ, translating into MTSKALFAASAMAALLLATPASAGQLTIGFSQIGSESGWRAAETSVSKQEAAKRKVNLKIADAQQKQENQIKAIRSFIAQNVDAIFLAPVVSTGWDSVLKEAKEAKIPVVLLDRDIDPSGKELYLTAVTSDSVHEGEVAGDWLAKTVGNKACNIVELQGTVGASVAANRKKGFDTAIAKHANLKVVRSQTGDFTRAKGKEVMESFIKAEGGGKSICAVYAHNDDMMVGAIQAMKEAGLKPGKEILTVSIDAVPDIFKAMAAGEANATVELTPNMAGPALDAIAAFKDKGTVPPKWIQTESKLYTAADDPQKIYDSKKGLGY; encoded by the coding sequence ATGACCTCTAAAGCCCTCTTTGCGGCCAGCGCCATGGCCGCCTTGTTGCTCGCAACCCCGGCCAGCGCCGGCCAGCTCACCATCGGCTTCTCGCAGATCGGATCGGAATCCGGCTGGCGCGCGGCCGAGACATCCGTGTCCAAGCAGGAAGCTGCCAAGCGGAAGGTCAACCTCAAGATCGCCGACGCCCAGCAGAAGCAGGAGAACCAGATCAAGGCGATCCGCTCCTTCATCGCGCAGAATGTCGATGCGATCTTCCTCGCGCCTGTCGTCTCGACAGGATGGGATTCGGTGCTGAAGGAAGCCAAGGAGGCCAAGATCCCGGTCGTGCTGCTCGACCGCGACATCGATCCCTCCGGCAAGGAACTCTATCTCACCGCCGTCACCTCCGACAGCGTTCATGAAGGCGAGGTCGCCGGCGACTGGCTGGCGAAGACGGTCGGCAACAAGGCCTGCAACATCGTCGAATTGCAGGGCACGGTCGGCGCCAGCGTCGCGGCCAACCGCAAGAAGGGCTTTGACACTGCGATTGCCAAGCACGCGAACCTGAAGGTTGTGCGCAGCCAGACCGGCGACTTCACCCGCGCCAAGGGCAAGGAGGTGATGGAGAGCTTCATCAAGGCCGAAGGCGGCGGCAAGTCGATCTGCGCGGTCTATGCCCATAATGACGACATGATGGTCGGCGCAATCCAGGCGATGAAGGAAGCCGGCCTCAAGCCCGGCAAGGAGATCCTCACCGTCTCGATCGACGCGGTGCCCGACATCTTCAAGGCGATGGCCGCGGGCGAAGCCAACGCCACCGTCGAATTGACGCCGAACATGGCCGGCCCCGCGCTCGATGCCATCGCGGCGTTCAAGGACAAGGGTACGGTGCCGCCGAAATGGATCCAGACCGAGTCGAAGCTCTATACCGCCGCCGACGATCCGCAGAAGATCTACGACAGCAAGAAGGGCCTCGGTTACTGA